In the Bacillus sp. FJAT-42376 genome, TCTGTTTGTGATTTACCGCTCGGAAGGACGGATTTAGTAAAAAAAGGACTCATGGTGAACGTGTTAGGCGAACATCTGGAGGCCGTTTTAAATAATCTTTCGTTTTTAGATGAAGCTGCGTTATACTTGTACGGTAAAAAAGAAAACAAGCCCAAGAGAAAAATGGGGCATGTTACCTTTAAAACGGACTTCATTGAAAAAACGATGGAGCAGATAGAAAATCAATGGGGTCAATAGAAGAACGGAGGATTTACAATGATTGAACGTTATACAAGACCGGAAATGGGAGCCATCTGGACAGAGGAAAACCGTTTCCAGGCATGGCTTGAAGTGGAGATTCTTGCATGCGAAGCATGGGCTGAGCTTGGGGTCATTCCTAAGGAGGATACGGTGCGCCTTCGTGAAAATGCTTCTTTTGATATCAATCGCGTTAAAGAAATAGAAGAGGAAACGAGACATGATGTCGTGGCCTTTACAAGAGCCGTTTCTGAAACGCTTGGCGAAGAGCGCAAGTGGGTGCATTACGGTCTTACTTCTACAGATGTCGTGGATACAGCGCTGTCTTACCTGCTGAAGCAGGCAAATAATATTTTGAGAGCTGACCTTGAACGCTTTGTTGAGATTCTTAAAAATAAAGCGATTGAACACAAGTATACGGTCATGATGGGCCGCACTCATGGTGTCCATGCAGAACCGACAACCTTTGGCCTGAAGCTTGGCCTGTGGTACGAAGAGATGAAACGGAATCTGGAGCGTTTCAACCGCTCTGCGGAAGGCATTGAATTCGGGAAAATGTCCGGTGCAGTCGGAACATATGCCAATATTGATCCGTTTGTTGAAACATATGTGTGCGAAAAGCTGGGTCTGAAGCCGGCTCCTATTTCCACTCAAACCCTGCAGCGCGACCGCCACGCTGACTACATGAGCACCCTTGCCCTGATCGCAACGTCGATTGAAAAGTTCGCCGTGGAAGTACGCGGACTTCAGAAGAGTGAAACGCGCGAGGTAGAGGAATTTTTCGCAAAAGGACAAAAGGGCTCCTCAGCAATGCCGCATAAACGCAATCCGATTGGTTCGGAAAATATGACAGGTCTAGCCCGTGTCATCCGCGGCTACATGATGACCGCTTATGAAAATGTACCGCTGTGGCATGAGCGTGATATTTCCCATTCCTCTGCGGAACGGATCATTTTGCCGGATGCTACGATTGCACTGAACTATATGCTGAACCGTTTCGGAAACATAATCAAGAACCTGACTGTGTTCCCTGAAAACATGAAGCGCAACATGGACCGTACCCTTGGGCTGATTTACTCCCAGCGTGTCCTGCTAGCTCTTATTGACTCCGGCATGGCTCGTGAAGCAGCGTACGATCTTGTTCAGCCGAAAGCCATGGAGGCTTGGGAAACGCAAGTCCACTTCCGTACGTTAGTAGAAGCGGATCCGGCTGTTACTGAACGGTTAACACCGGCTGTAATTGATGACTGCTTCGATTACAACTACCATTTGAAAAATGTAGATGCCATTTTTAACAGGCTCGGTCTATAGAAACTGAAGGGGCAAAGCAAAACTTTGCCTCTTTCCAATCTTAAGATTCCCAATATTCCGACTACAGGAGGGCGAAATCGATGGAATTGCTTTATGAGGGAAAAGCGAAGCGCATTTACAGAACAGAGCATGAGGGCGAATTTCTTGTCTCCTATAAGGACTCCGCTACGGCATTTAACGGAGAGAAAAAAACAGAGATAACCGGAAAGGGCCGTTTAAACAACGAGATTTCCGTTCTGATTTTTGAAAAGCTGAAAGAAGCGGGCGTTGCCAACCACCTGATCCGCAAAGTTTCTGAAACCGAGCAGCTGGTCGAGGAAGTCACCATTATTCCGCTTGAAGTCGTTGTGCGGAACACGGTCGCCGGAAGTATGGCGAAGCGTCTCGGCATCGAGGAAGGAACACCGATCCCTGAACCGATTGTTGAGTTTTATTACAAAGATGATGCGCTCGGAGATCCGCTTATCACAGAGAGCCATATCAAACTATTGAATGCGGCCACACCGGAACAAACAGAGGAACTGAAAACAAAAGCCCTCAAAGTAAATGAAGTCCTCATTCCGTATTTTGCTGAGAGAAATGTAAGACTGATAGATTTCAAACTTGAATTCGGCCTCCGTAAAGACGGAACGGTTTTGCTGGCGGACGAAATTTCCCCGGATACATGCCGCCTGTGGGACAAAGAGACAAACGAAAAGTTTGATAAAGATGTTTTCCGCCGCGATCTCGGCAGTTTGACGGAAGCGTATGAAGAAATCTTAAAACGATTGGGAGGACCCGCACATGTATAAAGTGAAGGTGTATGTCAGTTTAAGAGAAAGCATTTTGGATCCGCAGGGGAACGCTGTAAAAAATGCGCTGCACAGCATGTCCTACAGCGAGGTTCAGGATGTCCGCATCGGGAAATACATGGAGCTGATGATTGAGAAGACAGACCGTCCGCTTGAGGAAACAGTA is a window encoding:
- the purC gene encoding phosphoribosylaminoimidazolesuccinocarboxamide synthase, which produces MELLYEGKAKRIYRTEHEGEFLVSYKDSATAFNGEKKTEITGKGRLNNEISVLIFEKLKEAGVANHLIRKVSETEQLVEEVTIIPLEVVVRNTVAGSMAKRLGIEEGTPIPEPIVEFYYKDDALGDPLITESHIKLLNAATPEQTEELKTKALKVNEVLIPYFAERNVRLIDFKLEFGLRKDGTVLLADEISPDTCRLWDKETNEKFDKDVFRRDLGSLTEAYEEILKRLGGPAHV
- the purB gene encoding adenylosuccinate lyase, with product MIERYTRPEMGAIWTEENRFQAWLEVEILACEAWAELGVIPKEDTVRLRENASFDINRVKEIEEETRHDVVAFTRAVSETLGEERKWVHYGLTSTDVVDTALSYLLKQANNILRADLERFVEILKNKAIEHKYTVMMGRTHGVHAEPTTFGLKLGLWYEEMKRNLERFNRSAEGIEFGKMSGAVGTYANIDPFVETYVCEKLGLKPAPISTQTLQRDRHADYMSTLALIATSIEKFAVEVRGLQKSETREVEEFFAKGQKGSSAMPHKRNPIGSENMTGLARVIRGYMMTAYENVPLWHERDISHSSAERIILPDATIALNYMLNRFGNIIKNLTVFPENMKRNMDRTLGLIYSQRVLLALIDSGMAREAAYDLVQPKAMEAWETQVHFRTLVEADPAVTERLTPAVIDDCFDYNYHLKNVDAIFNRLGL
- the purS gene encoding phosphoribosylformylglycinamidine synthase subunit PurS, with the protein product MYKVKVYVSLRESILDPQGNAVKNALHSMSYSEVQDVRIGKYMELMIEKTDRPLEETVKEMCEKLLANTVIEDYRFEAEEVVVQ